A part of Silvimonas soli genomic DNA contains:
- a CDS encoding pentapeptide repeat-containing protein produces MTDSASSPQLITWQTLGRAALQALLDEAGAPLHLEDCDLEGGDFSRLDLRGCHFTRCAIMEASFAGAALGDTHWSSCRGRQADFKAADVTDSVFEKCDLNNTNWRRAKLGASSFTHCKLTGAHLEDAATLGLTFADTLLIGAFLQGMSFRKCLLQGLDFSDADLVGADFREAVFIGGSLRNANLQDCRFDGTDLREVDLGGLKLIDARPFRGATISSAQAAMLLHELGLTVLD; encoded by the coding sequence CGCAACTCATTACCTGGCAAACGCTGGGCCGCGCCGCCCTGCAAGCCCTGCTGGACGAAGCCGGCGCGCCATTGCACCTGGAAGACTGTGATCTGGAAGGCGGTGATTTCTCGCGGCTGGATTTGCGTGGCTGCCACTTTACCCGCTGCGCCATCATGGAGGCCTCCTTTGCCGGGGCGGCATTGGGTGATACGCACTGGAGCAGTTGTCGGGGGCGCCAGGCGGACTTCAAAGCGGCGGATGTGACTGACTCGGTGTTCGAGAAGTGCGATCTGAACAACACCAACTGGCGTCGCGCCAAGCTGGGAGCCAGCAGTTTCACGCACTGCAAACTGACCGGCGCGCATCTGGAGGACGCTGCCACGCTGGGGCTGACCTTTGCCGACACCTTGTTGATCGGCGCCTTCTTGCAGGGCATGTCGTTCCGCAAATGTCTGCTGCAAGGACTGGATTTCTCCGATGCTGATCTGGTCGGCGCAGATTTTCGCGAGGCGGTGTTTATTGGTGGCAGCTTGCGTAATGCCAATCTGCAAGACTGCCGTTTTGATGGCACCGACTTGCGCGAGGTCGATCTGGGCGGCCTCAAGCTGATCGACGCCCGGCCATTTCGTGGCGCGACCATTTCTTCTGCGCAAGCGGCCATGTTGTTGCACGAACTGGGGCTGACTGTCCTGGATTAA
- a CDS encoding anti-sigma factor, which produces MNYRNPLLQQKLADEYVIGTLRGQARRRFEAVMFFDAALRRTVRETEEKLLPLIYALPQVVPPASVWRGVTRRIHDLRPAAPPWSWQGIYLWRLLAGGFATAAIALAVVLTLPKSTVEVAGHMALLQDPQSHAAALMARVSPDGSLKIATLENLGNRVAADKSLELWAIPEGGKPRSLGLIAANGATEVVRPKEMQSAAVLAVSLEPHGGSPTGAPTGPVLWVGKLVDL; this is translated from the coding sequence ATGAACTATCGCAACCCGCTGCTCCAGCAAAAGCTGGCCGATGAATATGTGATCGGCACCTTGCGCGGCCAGGCCCGCCGCCGCTTTGAGGCGGTGATGTTCTTTGATGCTGCCTTGCGCCGCACCGTGCGCGAAACCGAAGAAAAGCTGCTGCCGCTGATCTACGCCTTGCCGCAGGTCGTGCCACCGGCCAGTGTCTGGCGCGGTGTCACCCGGCGTATCCATGATTTGCGCCCGGCCGCGCCACCGTGGAGTTGGCAAGGCATCTATCTTTGGCGCTTGTTGGCCGGTGGTTTTGCTACCGCCGCAATTGCCTTGGCCGTGGTGTTGACCTTACCCAAGTCGACCGTGGAAGTCGCGGGCCATATGGCCTTGCTGCAAGACCCGCAGTCACACGCCGCTGCTCTGATGGCGCGCGTTTCACCAGATGGCAGCTTGAAGATTGCCACGCTGGAAAACCTGGGTAACCGGGTTGCGGCGGATAAATCGCTGGAATTGTGGGCGATTCCGGAAGGTGGCAAGCCGCGCTCACTGGGCTTGATTGCCGCCAATGGTGCAACCGAAGTTGTTCGACCCAAAGAAATGCAATCGGCTGCCGTGCTGGCGGTCTCGCTGGAACCCCACGGTGGTTCGCCAACTGGCGCACCAACTGGCCCGGTGTTGTGGGTGGGTAAACTGGTCGACCTCTAA
- a CDS encoding RNA polymerase sigma factor, with translation MVTAETLSPLLARCAQGDEKALEQLYKHTAPQLFALVLRMLRRRDWAEEVMQECYVRIWQHAGDYSAAQSQPLTWMSRIVRNHCIDWLRKPQLEVPDVDDVIVNAWADEAPGPMSLLSQNQESKRIAECLKRLESVQRQVIAMAFFDDLSHSEIAARLAAPLGTVKSWCRRGLEKLKGCLA, from the coding sequence ATGGTCACCGCTGAAACGTTGTCGCCGTTGCTGGCCCGCTGTGCCCAAGGCGATGAAAAAGCGCTGGAGCAACTCTATAAGCACACTGCACCGCAACTGTTTGCCCTCGTGCTGCGTATGTTAAGAAGACGAGACTGGGCGGAGGAAGTCATGCAGGAGTGTTATGTGCGCATCTGGCAACACGCAGGTGATTATTCGGCGGCACAAAGCCAGCCACTGACGTGGATGAGCCGCATTGTGCGTAATCATTGCATCGACTGGTTGCGCAAGCCGCAGCTGGAAGTGCCGGATGTCGACGACGTCATCGTCAATGCCTGGGCCGATGAAGCGCCGGGGCCGATGAGTTTGTTGTCGCAAAACCAGGAAAGCAAACGCATCGCCGAATGCCTGAAACGGCTGGAATCCGTGCAACGGCAGGTGATCGCCATGGCGTTTTTTGACGACCTGAGCCACAGCGAAATCGCCGCCCGGCTGGCCGCGCCGCTGGGCACAGTCAAAAGCTGGTGCCGTCGCGGGCTGGAAAAGCTCAAGGGGTGCCTGGCATGA
- a CDS encoding fasciclin domain-containing protein produces MQKLCSLIALSLALALPLAQADSTIDVGGQAMFPSKDIVDNAVNSADHTTLVAAVKAAGLVDTLKSKGPFTVFAPTNAAFAKLPAGTVDTLLKPENKDTLTKVLTYHVVPGKYDFKALSAAIEKGNGTATLKTASGGMLWAMWNGPHNIVIKDEKGDVGNISTYDVYQSNGVINVVDTVLLPK; encoded by the coding sequence ATGCAAAAGCTCTGCTCACTGATCGCCCTTTCCCTCGCACTGGCATTGCCGCTGGCACAGGCCGACTCCACCATCGACGTTGGCGGCCAGGCCATGTTCCCCAGCAAAGACATTGTGGATAATGCCGTGAACTCGGCTGATCACACCACGCTGGTCGCTGCCGTCAAAGCTGCTGGTTTGGTCGATACGCTCAAGAGCAAAGGCCCGTTCACCGTTTTCGCTCCCACCAATGCCGCTTTCGCCAAATTGCCCGCTGGCACGGTGGATACGCTTCTGAAGCCAGAAAACAAAGACACGCTGACCAAAGTGCTGACCTACCACGTGGTTCCTGGCAAATATGACTTCAAGGCCTTGTCTGCCGCCATCGAAAAAGGCAACGGTACTGCGACCCTCAAAACGGCCAGCGGCGGCATGCTGTGGGCCATGTGGAACGGCCCGCACAATATCGTGATCAAGGATGAAAAAGGCGATGTCGGCAACATCAGCACCTATGACGTGTACCAATCCAATGGCGTGATCAACGTGGTGGATACTGTTCTGCTGCCCAAATAA